One genomic region from Populus nigra chromosome 8, ddPopNigr1.1, whole genome shotgun sequence encodes:
- the LOC133701050 gene encoding dof zinc finger protein DOF3.1: MQDPSTAFQTIKPQFPEQEQLKCPRCDSNNTKFCYYNNYNLSQPRHFCKNCKRYWTKGGALRNIPVGGGSRKNTKRSSNTKRANPDPNPDPVKPTRRVADSSSSSATSSTSGQQLAGNGNQDPTRVYGVEADPDRKILDMGGSFSSLLASSGQFGSIFEGLDSGGSGLKMVRMGGFGEDLNAGPSRDPGLDLQGRSNNNTTNDGGGESYLQGGEWGNSNNGWPGLAIYTPGSSFQ; the protein is encoded by the coding sequence ATGCAAGATCCATCAACAGCATTCCAGACAATAAAGCCTCAGTTTCCAGAGCAAGAGCAACTCAAGTGCCCCCGCTGTGATTCCAACAACACCAAGTTCTGCTACTACAACAACTACAACCTCTCTCAGCCCCGTCATTTCTGCAAGAACTGCAAGAGATACTGGACCAAAGGTGGCGCTTTGAGAAACATCCCCGTCGGTGGTGGCAGCCGCAAGAACACTAAACGTTCCTCAAACACCAAACGCGCCAATCCCGACCCCAATCCCGACCCCGTTAAGCCAACCCGCCGGGTTGCggactcctcctcctcctcagcGACCTCGTCAACATCGGGACAGCAGCTGGCGGGTAATGGGAATCAGGATCCGACCCGCGTATATGGGGTGGAAGCGGATCCGGACAGGAAGATATTGGATATGGGAGGGAGCTTCAGCTCGTTGTTGGCATCAAGCGGGCAGTTTGGGAGTATTTTTGAAGGGCTGGATTCAGGCGGGTCGGGCTTGAAAATGGTGCGGATGGGTGGGTTTGGGGAGGATTTGAATGCGGGTCCAAGTAGAGACCCGGGTTTGGATTTGCAAGGGAGGAGTAACAATAACACTACTAATGATGGTGGTGGCGAGAGTTACTTGCAAGGTGGGGAGTGGGGAAATAGTAATAATGGGTGGCCTGGTCTTGCTATTTACACTCCAGGTTCTAGCTTCCAATag